The Aedes aegypti strain LVP_AGWG chromosome 1, AaegL5.0 Primary Assembly, whole genome shotgun sequence sequence TATCGTATGCTAATCCTAGAGTTTAGTATTATTTCGCTACATATCGAGATCAAAGTTAGTTCTAATGTAAATTAACCGAGCATATTTTGTTTCCACGATTCATCATACGAGCGCAATATTATTTCCTATCCCTTAGTAGGTAAGAGTCATCGTGCGGTTTGTAAGGATCAGTATAATGTACATGGTAATAAACGGCAACGGCCAACTGCAACTCGGCTGCGGATGGACGTTGTATTGATGTGCTTGCGCAGTCGGCTTTGACCAGCGCAGCATTCCAGTTACAGTAGGCGTACTCATTTCGAAAGAAATCCTTTTGCGGCCGAAGCAGGCGTTCGTTCTGAACGATTTGGTTTGGAaaatacagttgactctccacatctcgatatcgaagggatcatcgagatagggagagatcgagacaaagaataTACTTTacatgaacactagattgaaaactgCTCCGTTGTTAGGAAAATCacgaaaataataaacaaacggGCGTCATTTAGCGTTCCTAATTTAAAGTGAATCAAGAAAATCTGGTCTATTAACCtttgatattggtcatatcgacatacggagagtaAATTTGGGACATAAAAATCATCAGGAatatatcgagatatggagatatcgagataaagagGATATTGAGATATGGATAGGGAAATTGTATGCAAAATGGAgagaccgaaaaaatcatcgacatagggagagatatcgagatgtagaacatcgagatgtggagagtcgactgtacgaTCATGCACCGTAACAAACCACTGAAAAAGGCATCCTGTAGAGATCCAGTGCGAGATTTACAATCTGAGTTGTAAGTGTTTGGTTTGTCAATTGATAGTGTTAAGgtgattttgtattttgtttataCGTTAAAACGACAGGAAATGTTCGTAGCAGTTGTCTAGGTTTTTCCCCAGTATCACTAGGCATACAACTAGGGCAAATGTATGTCAGCTAACCATAACCATGCAGGCCCACCGAGCTCCCAAAACCCACCACCAGATGTCCGGTAGCATAGCGTTCGGGTGACCATGAGGGGTGGCGAAATGGTGGCCATCGTTTAAAACCCGAATGGAAAATGGTAATGACCGACGACCTAGGTCAAGAACCTCTAAGGTTGAAAACTTAATTAATGGTCGTTCACTTGCCCGGATGAAGCTGAAGAAGCTAGTCGCAAAACCCGAAGTCCGACGTGCGAGAGGCCTATTCCGGGTACTTCCCGGCATCGTTATTAGCCGAAGACCACCAAATCGGTAGCCTAGGACTCGTAGGAGGGTCCCAGCAGGCTGCAACCAAAGTCCCCCAAGCCAACCCGAGGAGAGCGTGGCTGAAGCATACTTGTGTGGTAGGCGAACGCCGGTGGCCGATACCAGGCCGAGAGGAAGGAGTGGACAGGTGGTAGCTGTAAGAAGAAGGGGCCCGAAATGAAAAGGTTAGATTAGTCAGTAAGAAAGTGGGAGGAAAGTGATGTTAGTAGATAGAAGAAGTAACGAAAAATAGGAAGGAAATGAAGTAGGAGTTTTGACAAGTGAAGTGCTGTGGGTTTTCCTAAATTTCGAGTTCGAAGATTCCCttttacttatttggctttacatcaattaccTTGATAaggcctcgccaacaataattcgccaattcactcggttcatggccgcttctctccatcctcgactgtgacccacgctctccaggtcctggtgcacctggtcactccacctagctcgctgcgccccacgccttcttgttctgaccggattcgtagcgaacaccatctttacagggttgttgtccggcattcttgcaacagcgtatccttccagctttgaccgccttcacgatactgggttcgccgtagagttgagcgagctcgtggttcatccttcgccgccacacgccgttctcctgcacgccgccaaagatcgtccttagcactcggcgtttgaaaaccccaagagcttgctagtcctcctcgagcatagtccacgcctcatgtccatagaggactaccggtcttatgagcgttttgtacatcgtacatttggtgcgggggtgaatctttcttgaccgcagtttcttctggagcccatagtaggcacgacttccgctgatgatgcgccttcgtatttcctgactaacattgttgtcagccgtcaacaaggatccgaggtagacgaattcgtccaccacctcgaaggtatctccgtctatcgcaacactgcttcctaagtaggcgggtcctgtcgcgctcagttccgccaaccttttcgactttgttttcgacgaattcaccattagcccgattCTTGTTGCTTCGTgttaaggcgggtgaacaaatctgccaccgtttcaaattttctcccaataatatccatgtcgtccgcgaagcaaacaaattgtccggatctcgtgaaaatcgtgcctcgactgttaagtccggctctccgcataacaccttcaagcgcaatattgagcaacaggcacgaaagtccatcgccctgtcgtagtccccgccgagactcgaacgaactggagtgttcgcccgagatctccacgcagttttgcacaccgtccatcgttgctctgatcaatcttgtgagcttcccgggaaagctgttctacgcggtcgatactatcgtatgccgccttgaaatcgatgaacaaatggtgcgtagggatttctggaggatttgccgcacggaaaagagctggtccgttgtcgagcagccgtcgatgaaacctgcttgataacttcccacgaactcgtttgctataggtgatagacgacggaagataatctgggatagcactatGTAGGCGGCGTtaaggatggtgattgcacgataattttcacactccagtttgtcgccctttttgtagatagggcatataacgccttgcttccactcctccggtagttgttccgtttcccagattctgactattagccgatgcagacaagcggccaacctgtccgggcccatcttgatgagttcggctccgataccatccttgccagcggccttgttgttcttgagctgttgaatggcatccttaacttcctccatcgtgggagctggttggtttccgctgttcgctgtgctgacgtagctatcgtcttcgctgtcctgaccttctgtgcctgttttctctgcgccattcaggtgttcatcgtagtgctgcttcctcctttcgatcacctcgcgtccgtccgtcaagatgctcccaccCTTatccggcacatctcagctcgcggcacaaagcctttgcaggatgtgttgagcttctgatagaacttccgcgtttcttgagaacggtacagcacctccatctcttcgcattcaacctcttccaggcggcgctttttgtcccggaataagcgggtttgctgtttacgcttcagtctgtatcgttccacgttttgccgcgtaccatgctgcagcattgcagcccgcgctgcattcttctcctctaaaacctcctggcactcctcgtcgaaccaatcgtttcttgagctccgttccacatatccgacaacgctttcggcagcgtcgttaatggctgctttgactgtcctccagcagtcctcaagaggggccctatcgagctcgccctcatccggcaacgctgcctcaagatgctgcgcgtacgcattggcgacatccggttgtttcagccgctcgagattgtaccggggtgggcgtcggtaccgtacattgttgatgacggatagttttgggcgcagtttcaccatcaccaggtagtggtcggagtcaatgttggcgccacgataggttctgacgtcggttatgtcggagaagtgccgtccatcgataaaaacgtggtcgatttgcgattctgtctgctgaggtgatctccaggtgtaccgatacgggaggctgtgctggaaatagttGCTACGAATGGTCATGTTCTTGGAggtggcaaaatctatcagtcgtaggccgttctcgttcgtcagccggtgggcgctgaactttccaatcgtcggtctgaactcctcctcctggccaacctgagcgttcaaatctcctatgatgatcttgacgtcgtggcttgggcagcggtcgtactcgcgttcgagctgcgcgtaaaatgcgtccttgtcatcatcagtgcttccggagtgtgggctatgcacgttgattatgctgaagttaaagaatcggcctttgattcttaacttgtacattcgttcattgatcggccaccacccgatcacgcgcctttgcatatcacccatcactatgaaagctgttcccagctcgcgtgtgttgccgcagctctggtagatggtataattacctctaaacgttcgcaccaatgctcctgtccagcacacctcctgcagcgctacgatgtcgaaaccgcgggtcttcagtacatcggagagtatgcgagtacttccaatgaagttgagagatttgcagttccacgtaccgagtttccaatcgccagtcctttttcgtcgctgtggtctttgccgattgttccggtccgtattctctcgttgacgttcctgtgctgatgtgtttttacggttggcttgcagggcctgacaccaaccccctagatttccggaggacctttccccctaaatgttcggagggccatagtgcgcagtttagcttagagtccttctctggcactcggacgatgatcagccgcccctgacatgaggaacagacgctgttgtgagccgatcttccccaaggttactcgtaccccggccagtaccacgaggaggtagggataggagttgctgggcaagaggctaaggaccgcacaaaggggtctaatttattcctgcaggtacgcgaggtaccaatggtacgccatgcccagccatttaccgcgccgcGAAGATTCCCTGTCCGCGGTAAATTTAGGTGAGCGTGCCGACCCTGAGGCAATTGAGTCGGGGAGTCTTTAAGACGCTCCCGATTGACTGACTGATACTTACAGAGTCGTCCGTGGTAAATTTGAATGCACAATTATcacggctctaccccatttggcataatgccattgggcataatgccatttggcataatgccgtttggcattatgccatttgacataatggccatttggcataatttggaGACTAATTTCCTCAAATTATTGTTCTCAACTTTTGAACTGATAATGATCTAGCTAAATGAAATGCATGTCATCTTCGATTCGAAACAATTTTATAGAATCATTTTCGATTTCCGACCAGCGCCCTCCAAATCACACTTGTAGCTGTGAGAACTCATTCGCGTAGCTTCATAGAGGAGTACTATGAGGAGTAGAAAATTTGGCGCCATAGAGCGACCTCACTTTTATCAAGCTTTTAATGCTCTCTGAACGTCTGTCTTTATTTATTCTTTTGAGCATTAGCTCGATTTTTGACAATGGCTTGGGTGCCACGATTGTGCTTCAAAAGTATATTGATTTTCTTTATTCATGAGGGCACAGAAGTTAAGTATGAAGAACATCAAATGTTCCAAAGAAGGCAAATCCCAAAAGAGATGCTTTGCCTTAAATGATACAACAATCAGTTGATACACGGTTAAAAATTCAGCAGGATAATTCGCCTATTGTTGAACGGCCACAATTGATTCGGGTTCCATCGTTCGCCCACCAAGAAGCATGCAAACAATTCATCGGGTCAAACACTACTCGGTGATGTGGCCCATGATAtgatcacgcctaaccggattcctGATATTACTCGGGTACGCATTGCATGCCAAACGAGTGTGTTTCTGGTTCCATTGCTCGCTCTCGTTTGAGCAAGTTACAAAACCAatggaccaaacactactcaatCATGGACACTGTCCTTAATACACCAAAAAGTCATTTTTCTTCTACCTTATGCATGGAGAATGTAGAAGACGTCGTAATTATGGACTTTAGACGAAAAAAGTCGGAATTCAGTCCAAAAACATCGTGGAAAGGCCTTTCTCCGGCTTTAAAAGCGTCCAACAATTCGTTATAATTCCCTAAActgcaaactcaaaagaacagctcaTGGTTGAAAGAAGGCGAATTTTACTAAGGGGCTGCCCATTAACCACggtcattttttagaaatttcagaCCATACCCTCTCCTGACCACAAGTGgagaattttaaagtttttatggaccgtggtctttgATCAGACCCCCCTTTCCGCCTATAAATGACCATGTGATTCATGGACGACCCCCTATCCTAAATCATAGTCCCATATGCTATGGGATGCCTCTCTTCTTGGACTAAAAATCATTGTCAATATTTGCCCTTTTTCCAGTAAATTTTACTTGTCCTAGCCAAACATTTCAAGCacttaaaatattgaaatgtgaaagaaaacaaatattttttttaaattatgccagatggccgttatgccaaatggccattatgccaaatggcattatgccaaatggcattatgccaaatggggtagagccatTATCACCCCCCACATTTGCCGGTTCAAGCACACTTTTATACCATGATTATTCGGCAATTTAGCAAACTGAATCTCCGTTTCGTTCTTCCGGATAATCCCCATAGTATTGTACGAAAATAATCGTTCCCAAATGGTGTTCAcctttgagcttgagcttgattggccgcccgtgattgctactccagtatcaccagatcagctgcacttacacaaagaATTAACCAGATGACTGCGTGGGACTAACAGATACCCTCCATGTagcagtgctggtgatcttttatttttaggcaacaatgccgcctgccacgtcagaatgcagactaaTGAGGGGAAGgagaaggaattgatgatgtaTTTATGAGCCTATGTATGCCATACATCGTTTGACTTTTattgtgcgccctgttttcaagttgcccgtgagagagagcgaggcAGCATGTTACTGCTAGGTTGGGCAACACGCGGGCTGCCAGGACAAATACCTCGGCAAGCTTGGCTAAGCAAAGGCCGACCGTGTGAGGCTTGGTTCTTCAACGACGTCTTTTACGGCTAGCTCGACCTGGAGCACTTATACGGTCTCAAGATCGGCTGGAGTGGATCTACTTGGCTAATCAGACCTCGGATATGTGGGGGTGTGACTCAATAGGCTAATGTGGCACAATTACGTTTATTCCCTCAATTTTACAGTACTATGTGGGTGAGTGTAGTGTTTGGTACTTAGCGTTATTATTTTGGACCGGCCGGTCTCTGCTGGCAACTTGGAGGATATGGAACAGCTCTGGGCTCGGTGAACAACGTGTCAACTCTTCAGGGTACCGTAAGTCGCTGGACCTGTTCTGAGGGGGGATGGGTGGAATACCAGGCACGTCTTGGTCTGCTTCTGGATCCAAACGCCTCCGTGGTTTGTCCTTCTACGCCGAAGGACGTGACGGAACTCCAGACTGTACTTCGCGGGTCCTTAACATAGGAAACACTCGTCTGTATACCTAAGCTACTATTTGAGGGATCACGTGCTTTAGCATACCTGATTCGTATTTCTTCGTTTTTAAAAAAACTTCTCCGCTGTCCTGAAACTTCTTCATACATGCTTCACTTAAAACTTTCTTactttaacaaattttatttattttttttaacaactgCTTTAGCTGAGGTCCTCTTCAAAAGTagcacgagtttttttttttaatttctttattagtatcattccaaacattacattcatttcttatatctaggtgttctgtgttattagacaacactatcatcctaatttggtaaaaccaatttaagatttaattaacattttgttaacaacatattacatttcatttgccgtagcagttcagatgttttacaggtgagttgatttcacctgcttataagagaaaaaaaaagtttttaatatacctTACCTAACCTACTTACctcgtgggcttcgtggccttgcggttagcggtgTCAGTCGTTTAgtcgtattgtgccacgaagcgtgagttcgattcccgctccagtcggtggaaacttttcgtcaaacgaaaaattcatcactgggctactgggtgttccgtgttgtccgttgcctaatgttcgtgattgttcagtctgtgcagcctttggctgaaaacGGTGTAAATCGTCTTTTTttttaacctaaacatataacgcattaatcgtggcaatagaagattgtaaagatttttgcctgaaattattaattattttatttgacatttgttccaatgtttcaacattggatattctatgtaactcattggtactatgccagggaggaagcttcagaatcattttcaaaattttatttgaattctctgcagagctttcttcctggtattacaacagctagtccatattggtacagcatacaacatggctgtcctgaaaatttgtttgaatatcattttctattaataaggggatagagacattttacatatttattacatttggcttgaatgccctcaatgtgatttttgaaagttaaattcttatctagcatgagccctagatacttaacttcatctgaccaatttattggaacccctctcatcgtgacaacatgtctacttgaaggtttcaaatatagagcttttggtttatgtgggaatattattagttgagttttggaagcattaggagaaatcttccatttttgcaagtatgaagaaaaaatatccaaacttttttgcaatcgactacagatgacacgcaggcttcgtcctttggcggagaggcctgtgtcatccgcaaacaaagatttttgacatccctgaggtagctcaggtaagtcagatgtgaaaatattgtataatattggtcccaaaatgctgccttgaggaacaccagcttttacaggaagtctttcagatctggagttctgataattaacctgaagtgtacgatttgacagataactttgaattattctaacaatgtatgttggaaaattaaagttttttagttttacaatcaaaccttcatgccaaacactgtcgaatgctttttctatgtctagaagagcaagaccagtagaatagctttcagatttgttggaacggatcaaatttgtcacacgtaagagttgatgagtggtcgaatgtccatggcggaatccgaactgttcattggcaaaaattgaattttcgttgatgtggaccatcattctgttcaaaataacctagtttactgatggaggaaagcaaactgattggacgatagctagaagcttctgcaggatttttgtctggttttaaaattggaacaaccttagcatttttccatttgtcaggaaaatgtgctaattgaaaacatttgttaaatatatcaactgataagctactttctggaagtttcttgatgaggatgtagaaaattccatcatcgccaggagctttcatatttttgaattttttaataatagttctcacttcttccaaaccagtctcccaggcattttcgaaaacgttctcttgattgagaatattttcgaacttcgagtaacttgattttcaattggactagtaagtcctaataatcctttcaaactgcatagcaagtttttgagctttttcacaattagttagtaataatttgttttcctctttcaatgccggtattggcttctgagtttttttcaaaattttagataatttccaaaaaggcttagagccagggtccaattgagaaatcttattttcaatttgagcaaaacgtttcttgatttctttctgcaaatcctgccatataattttcatagcaggatcacgagtgcgttgaaattgccttcacCTCAcctttttaagacggatcaagagtttaagatcatcgtctataatcacggattcaaattttacttcacattttggaattgcaatgcttctggcttcaacaatggaatttgttaaagtttcaagagcattgtcaatatcaagttttgtttgtaagggaatattcacatcaagattagagtcaataaatgtttcatatatattccagtcggctcgaaaataattgaaagtggagctgataggattgagaatcgcttcttgggatatttgaaatgtaacagggacatgatcagaatcaaaatcagcatgagtaatcagttggctacaaagatgactagagtcagttaagaccaaatcagtcgtagatggatttctagaagaggaaaaacatgtagggctatcagggtattgaattgagaaatatcctgaagagcactcatcaaatagaattctgccgttggaattactttgagaattattccatgtcggatgtttggcattgaagtcaccaatgacaaaaaaatttgacttattgcgagtcaatttacgcaagtcagtttggagcaaattaacttgctgtccagagcattgaaaaggcaaataggcagctatgaaagtatatttaccaaactgtgtttaaacagaaacacctaaagtttcaaaaactttagtttcaaatgatgaaaacagttgatgttttatacgcctatgaatgatgattgcaactcccccacatgccccatcaagtcgatcattacgataaacaaaaaagttaggatctcttttgagtttagatccaggttttaaataagtttcggtaataactgctatatgcacgttattaaccgtaagaaaattaaacagctcgttctctttaccattcagagaacgagcattccaatttaaaatatttaaattattatttggatccattagaaaaacgtaatccaataacaatttgatttgtaaattttacacctacttggactgcttcagtcatagtggtggctttgaacattgcatcaatcattagattcaattgttcagttagaaaattaaaatcagaggcagacatgtcatgtgatttcccattggaatttccggtagacgaagaagcggagttacctgtggcggtagggttttttccatttgatttgaaacaagtagaatgggtacccatggatcgaacaggggaggagttcgaatttcctgctgcgatatcggcaaaggatttaccgtgggtagatacattcgaaattgaaagattcgaacggctacccgacggattaaaattagtttgtgaatgagcatgattatgatcttcatgatgggtatgattcatgatcaagcgatcgttaactgaaaaatgagcattgttcgatactctaccaggcaaattccgaaacggtgatttatagtcacttgagagacctttaaagacgactttgaacaaacgttcagttttgtcttcataagtaaaaaaattgtgcttcttctcttcaagatgtttgagaagaagttcgcgatctttaagagtttccggcaaagcgcgacagtcttctttctttgcgatttggaaggaaaccttgattcccctaatggagttcaagatctcctgcctaaatcccccaaattcggaacaactgaccacgataggcggcactctttgcttcctcacttgaatcaaagagcctgggctagaggctgcttcgatttggtgtgcggaaaatttgtctagagcatcgaactgattgctcatttcaatataattattcatttcacccttggaagaaagttggcattccggagaaacgtcctttcttccattcttgccacgtgtagtaacagttttaaaacccacttttttggaagggagtagtgaattcagagattcacccttccttttgtttgttgttgataccatgtttaattaataaacgaaagaagacgtgaccttcgagaggttttttcccaagacggtgtccgagaaggattaccaccgctagctttcgccaacgggtccaacgaaaaatcgaaggcacgggtccaaacaaggatcgtaaagggatcaatagtagaaaaaaatagtactgaaaagtactgttttattgctttaggtagtttttaagaaaacttccaagagcagagagaattcgtgtacgcacagcacgaaggtacgatgcgcacggtttgtctggtagtttgttttagtattgcaactgggactagggggtgactggttgaatcccagacatttcgatttttgtgaaactgtccaATGTTCAATTGATTGAACATTGATTTCCGATGCTACTTCGgtacagatgtatcatcaaatagatgtGTTCTAGTATTACAGCAAATATGTCGATATTTCGTTTCCTTGGGGtacatttttttgaaaccatTAGAAACACTTGGTCAAGTCTGTCTGACCAACCATTGTTTGGCCTTCGGATATTTAGAAGATACCTACATCTAGTTCATATGAAAACTGACTTTGATTTGTCCGCTTAAtatttcttagtttttttttattactagtCGAATGGATCGTTTCGACATGCTATTTTTGTTATCAGTTTTAAAAAACACTGGTTATCCGTAGTCTTACGTACACATCTTAACTTGGTATAAACATAACGCTACATACATTGATCAGGTAAATTTTGTCGAATACTTTAAAACTTAATCGAATAAATATTTTCTGTTTTACAAACGTACATCTACAAACTACAAACTAAACCTAAGTAgcgattccaacaaaaaatggGGAAGGGCGTGCTTCAATCGCTGTCCACGCTGCTTTGGCTGTTGGGTAAAGCAAACGAAGCTAAAAGTAGACAAGTGAAAAGCAAGTTAAGCACAATCCGATTCCCAGCCTGCCAGCAGGCGTTCCCCGGATCGCTTACATTTAATGCGGCGAATGTCATGCACGAACTGCATCAGCTCGTTCCGTTCCGCGTCGTTGGAGGTATTGACCACCGCGGTCGATATCTGTCCTATGCCGATGTCCAGCATGCGTCTGGCCATCCGCCGGTTCGGCATAGTGACCGTAAACGTGACGGGGTCGATGTTGCAGCGCCGATTGCCGGATTCCTCCTTGATCTGGATGCCGGCGGAAGTTTGCGAGTGTGAAAGTGGTAGACCGGAGTGGTACCGCACGATCTTCTTGCCACGTTTGTGCTCCCACGATTGGGCGGCGGCTTTCCGCTTCCGAGATGACTCCTCCATGACGGCCTTCTCCTCGTTCACCATGTCTCGCTTGATGTTGGTGCAGATCTTGATTTGGAACACCTGACGGCCGAGGATCCGTCCGGCTTGATCTTCCAGAGTGAAAACTAGGGCTGTCGCCCGGCGATTGATATTTCGACAGGAATTTTGGCACACGAACTCCAGCGTGATGCCTGTTTTGGCCGAATGACCCATCGGGACTAGAACGGCCAATCGCTCCTCGAAGGTTTTGCCATCTTTGGTTCCGGTGTAGGTGACCTGCTCGTTCTTACAACGAACGATATGTGTTTTGATAGAGTCCGGGATGTCCTGATTGTCGCTGCACCGATGGTTATCGCACCGAGATACTGGAAGATGGCGGTCCTCCGGTGTGGAACAGACCACCATGGCACGGACTGTAGTGTCCCGATCGGGGGACGGCAGTTGGGAAACATTGAACGTGCAAGTGTTTCCCATTTTGACGAATAGTTTCTGGAGTTTTCGAGAGAACATCCAGCTAGTTTTGTCGCTGGTTTCGCTCGGTAGACTGACTTGGAAATTGATCCATGGCACGATCATCGGATCAACCGATGGAAATTGACGCAAATGGTCCAGATTGGTGGTGGTTGTGGGTTGAGTGTCATCCACTTGACCGTTGAAAACTTCCACATTAATTGATTCTCCTGGAGCTAGGTTTTCTAAGCTCTTCAACGAAATGGGTAGTTCGTAATCTTGCGAACCGGTGGCAAAATC is a genomic window containing:
- the LOC5579964 gene encoding cellular tumor antigen p53 isoform X1, giving the protein MVDSQDLKIESYNEEAEVASDEEMFPLTGNSQQLQQQPSNYELKDWDSQTMELFNSQTFADDASKVLRCGDFATGSQDYELPISLKSLENLAPGESINVEVFNGQVDDTQPTTTTNLDHLRQFPSVDPMIVPWINFQVSLPSETSDKTSWMFSRKLQKLFVKMGNTCTFNVSQLPSPDRDTTVRAMVVCSTPEDRHLPVSRCDNHRCSDNQDIPDSIKTHIVRCKNEQVTYTGTKDGKTFEERLAVLVPMGHSAKTGITLEFVCQNSCRNINRRATALVFTLEDQAGRILGRQVFQIKICTNIKRDMVNEEKAVMEESSRKRKAAAQSWEHKRGKKIVRYHSGLPLSHSQTSAGIQIKEESGNRRCNIDPVTFTVTMPNRRMARRMLDIGIGQISTAVVNTSNDAERNELMQFVHDIRRIKSSFALPNSQSSVDSD
- the LOC5579964 gene encoding cellular tumor antigen p53 isoform X2 produces the protein MVDSQDLKIESYNEEAEVASDEEMFPLTGNSQLQQQPSNYELKDWDSQTMELFNSQTFADDASKVLRCGDFATGSQDYELPISLKSLENLAPGESINVEVFNGQVDDTQPTTTTNLDHLRQFPSVDPMIVPWINFQVSLPSETSDKTSWMFSRKLQKLFVKMGNTCTFNVSQLPSPDRDTTVRAMVVCSTPEDRHLPVSRCDNHRCSDNQDIPDSIKTHIVRCKNEQVTYTGTKDGKTFEERLAVLVPMGHSAKTGITLEFVCQNSCRNINRRATALVFTLEDQAGRILGRQVFQIKICTNIKRDMVNEEKAVMEESSRKRKAAAQSWEHKRGKKIVRYHSGLPLSHSQTSAGIQIKEESGNRRCNIDPVTFTVTMPNRRMARRMLDIGIGQISTAVVNTSNDAERNELMQFVHDIRRIKSSFALPNSQSSVDSD